CCACAGACAACCAATGCCTCTGATTTCTGTTCCTCAATTAAATAATCGACAAGCTGTGAAGTTACATCCCAGTTGATTTCTCCATCCCCGTCAAAGGGGGTTACCATGGCTGTTATTAATCTTCCGAAATCCACTTTGAATTCCTCCTTAGCGGTGCAATTCAAACATAGCGTGCAGCGAACGCAGGGACTGCACCATATCCTCTTTCTTCACCAGCACCCAAATCGTTGTATTCGAATCTGCGGATTGGAGAATCTGAATATTTTGTGAGCTAAGTGCCTCAACGATACGCGCCATAATACCAGGTACACCATTAATTCCGCCCCCGATAACGGAAACTTTTGCACAACCTGATAAACTCTTAGGACGCAAGCCCAATTGCTGAAGTACTGAGATCGCCTTTTCTGATTTGTCATCGAACACAGTATAAAGAGCTTCAGTAGGAGTTACATTAATAAAATCAACGCTTATTCCGTTGTCGGCCATACTTTTAAAAATTTGCAGTTGAACGCCCGTACCATTTCCATCTGGACACTCCACAGAAATCTGTGTGACGTTGCTGACATAAGCAATCCCTGTTACGAAGCGATCTACAATGCCACCAGACTGGATGTCGTTGAATCCTTCAGGATTCGTAACCAGCGTACCTTCATTCTCAGAAAATGTTGAACGAACGCGTACTGGAATTTGTGCCTGCATAGCAATCTCAACCGCACGTGGATGGATCACTTTTGCTCCTTGATGAGCCATATTACAAATTTCTGTATAACTAACATACGTTAGCGGTTTTGCATCTTCAACGATCCGCGGATCTGCTGTAAGAATCCCGTTAACATCTGTATAGATATCAACCATATCTGCATGAAGGGCAGCACCCAGTGCAGTCGCAGAGGTGTCACTTCCTCCACGGCCCAAAGTCGTCAAATCACCAGCTTCAGTCTGTCCTTGGAACCCGGTCACTATAACTACTTTATCTTCACGCAGTTCGCGAAGAATACGTTCAGGACGTACATCTAGAATTCTTGCATTGCCATAGTTGCTATCTGTCATAAAACCAGCCTGAGCTCCCGTTAGTACCGTAGAAGCAATCCCTTCATTCTCCAGCAGGCCACAAAGTGTAGTAGCAGAGATAATCTCACCACAGCACATCAAGAGATCCTTCTCACGCTCTGGGAGTGAATCTCCATTCTGAACAGCCCAATCCAGCAGAGTATCTGTTGCATAAGGTTCTCCGCGTCTGCCCATTGCCGAAACGACAATGACCAAACTATAGCCGCTAGCGAGCTCCCGTTTGACATTACGAATGACGTGCTCTCTAGCTTGTGGTGTTGAAAGTGATGTTCCTCCGAATTTTTGTACCAGAATACCCATGTATAATTCCTCCATTATTGTCAAAGCAAACACACTAATCGTTCGTAAATAGAACTCATTTCGTCTCTAATGAGAAATTCCTTTACAGTACGTAAGCTTATTTCTTAAGTAATTTTCTTTTATTTTGAAAAATGGTTGTACCGCCCTCGAAATGAGGACGGTAGCAGTAAATCTTATATTTTTTGGTGGCAATGATCTCAGCAATGGGTTTAGCAGATCTTGGCTTTGAATGTTCACGACCGTATCTATTGATTAAGAAGTAACTCCGACCAAGGCGGCATTTAACTTCTCATTGCTCATTTAGTGCATCTCCCCTTTTATTGTCCGCAACTAGCTCCACCGATTCCGCCCTATTCTAGACGGAATGAAACTTTTCAATAATCATCGGCTGTAGTTGTTTACCTTGCAAAGCGGCATAGCAAGCTTCTGGGATAAGATCCATACGCGCTACTAACGAATTAGGTTTACCCTCAGGGTTATCCTGTCCGAATGGCACAAAATAAATATGTTTAGCCACTAGAAGCTTTGCAATATTTGCGGCATTAAGACCTAAGCCATCATTGGTAGATATCGCGAGAACAAGTGGACGTCCATTGCGCATCTGCGATTTTGCAGCCATGAGCACTGGACTATCGGTCATAGCATTTGCCAATTTACTCGTTGTATTTCCAGTGCAAGGTGCTATCGTCAGCACATCCAGCAGCTTGGAAGGACCCAGCGGTTCCGCTTCAACAATTGTAGAAATGATATCATTACCTGTTATATCTTTCAACTGTTTTAGCCAATTTTGCGATGTTCCAAAGCGGGTGTCGGTGCCTAGTACGGATGCTGAAACTATGGGCACTACGTTTGCTCCTCCATCTACGAAGCGTTGAATTTGCGGCATTACCTCCGCAAATGTGCAGTGAGATCCGGTAATCGCATACCCTACTGTTTTTCCGTGCCAATCCATTTTATTCGTCCCCCTTGATTAAAGCCTCGTCCGATATCGACTGAACCAGCGCATTTGCCATAATAATCCCAGCGCTTTTAGGAGCTACAATGCCAGGGAGTCCAGGTGCCAGCATCGCTTTAATTCCTCTTTTCTCGGCATAACGAAAATCACATCCACCTGGAGCAGAAGCCAGGTCGACAATTAAGCAATGCGGTGAGATACGTGAGAGTACTTGTGCGGTGATGATCATACTTGGAATCGTATTAAATATCAGATCAACATCCGGCACATGAAGCAACAGTTCACTGGTCATAAACGGCTTCCAGCCCATTTCCTCAGCACGTGCATAATGTTCCTGTTTTCTAACACCAGCTTTGACACTAGCACCCAATCCTTGCAGGCTTCTTGCCATTGTAAAACCCGTTCTGCCCAAGCCCAGTACCATCGATTTAGAACTGTGAATGGTAAAATCCGTGTTCTGTATGGCCATAACCAGTGCCCCTTCCGCTGTTGGGATGGAGTTGTAGATGGCTACATCATCACGATTAAGCAATTCAATTAACTTTAATGAATGCTTGGCGCACATGCCGCGTAAGTAGCTTTTAGCCATACCGCTATACACCAAACAATGGGGTGGCAGAGCAGCAAAATGTTCTTCCAAGAGCATCAAGCGTTCAGAAGAAAATAAAGCACTAATATTCCCTTCATCATCACAACCAACCGTAGGCAACACTAATACATCTGCATTACTAAGCAGCTCTACCGTCATCTGTTCCAGGCTCACCCCTGGGCAAGGGGCTTCCCATTTATCGAACCCGGCAGCGCTTACCGTCGCATCCAATTCCACACATTTCCGAATCACTTCAAGCTGTCTCGCGTCCCCGCCCAGGAACACGATCCTGACGCCAGTAAGCATAGGGATGACGCTCCTTTCAACATACACTATCGACTATAGAGCATCTTATGCTGGGCATTCTTAATGGGTGAAAAGCGGAGAAGAATTAGCATGCAGGCTTAAATGTGAAACTTATAAATTGTCATATTCAAACGAAAAAAGCTCGCGAATCACGCCGATTGGGCATAATTTCGCAAGCTTTTTAATAAGTCATATTATTTGCCAGTGTGACCGAAGCCTCCGGCTCCACGTTCTGTTTCGGATAAAGCATCTACTTCAACCAAAGTGACCACTGGAACCGCTTGAAATACCATTTGGGCAATGCGCTCATTACGAGCGATAGCAAATGGCTCTTGCCCTAGATTGATCAACAACACTTTGATCTCTCCACGATAATCAGCATCAATCGTTCCAGGTGTGTTCAAACACGTAATCCCATGCTTCAAGGCTAGTCCACTTCGTGGACGAATTTGAGCTTCTAATCCGTCTGGCATAGCTAATGATATGCCTGTTGGAATTAATGCACGTTCTCCAGGTGCAAGCACGACTTCGCTACCAACTGCGGCATATAGATCATACCCGGAAGCCTGTTCTGACATTTTACAAGGAAGATTAACATCCTCGTTTCCAGCTAGTTTATTGATTTGTACGTAATAAGACAAGATCATCTCTCCTAACATTTGCAATAGCTTTATCTGTTGAACCTACCATCGCTAAAGAAAGCGGCTCAGCAAACATATTATCAAGCACACTGTTGATATTGTCCATCGTTACTAACTGAATCTTGGCGATCATATCGTCTAATGTGTTATGTTTTCCGAGCATAAGTTCATTTTTTCCAATCCGATTCATCCGGCTACTAGTGCTTTCCAGGCTAAGAATAAGGCTACCTTTAAGCTGCTCCTTGCCTTTTCTCAGTTCATCTTCACTAAGACCCTCAGTAGCAAGTTCGTACATCATTTCCTTAATTAGCTCCGTTACATCCTTAGTTTGCTTCGGTGCTGTTCCAGCATAGACCGTGAACAAACCAGAATCCGCTTGAGAACTGTGGTATGAATATACAGAATAGGCTAGGCCACGTTTTTCGCGAATCTCTTGGAACATCCGTGAGCTCATACCGCCGCCAATGGCATTATTAATAAGCACCATAGCATATTGCAATGGGTCGCCAGAGCGGACCCCTGGTAGGGAAAGACAGATATGATTCTGTTCTGTTTTTTTGCGGTGAAACAACAAGTCCCCATAATAATCCGGTGGAGTCAACGGCGCAGATGTGCCATGATTAGCAAAAGAACCAAAATGCTGCTCCAGCAGCTCAATCAATCCATCGCTGATGTTCCCAGCTACACTAATTACCGTATTCTCAATCGTATACTGCTCCTTCATGTAGGCACGAAGATCATCCGGCTTCATCTCCATCAGCCGTTCCTTTAAGCCAAGGATAGAATACGCAAGCGGATGATCCTTGTAAGCAGCAGCACACATCAAATCATGCACAAGATCGTCTGGTGTATCTTCGCACATAGAAATTTCCTCAAGAATGACGTTCTTTTCTTTCTCCAGCTCTTCAGCATCCATACGTGAACGGAAGAACATATCTGCTAATACATCTACTGCGATAGGCAGATGCTCATCCAGTACTTTTGCATAATAGCAAGTATATTCCTTAGAAGTAAACGCATTTACATTGCCGCCAATAGCATCGAACTGTTCGGCAATATCCTTAGCACTATATCGGTCCGTACCTTTAAAAAGCATATGCTCTACAAAATGGGATATCCCGTTGTTTCCAGGGTGTTCATTCCGCGAACCTGTCTTCACCCATATTCCAAATGAAACGGACCGGCCGGTCGGAATTTTTTCCATCACTACTCGTAATCCATTGGATAATACTATTTTTTCCACTTCATGTCCTCCTGGCAATAGCCATGTTCTATCTAAATTAATACACGTGCCTATAATCCTACCAGAAATAGATCACTCACTCAACATCAGAGGGGATTAGACGCTCCGCTGACAGCGTTTGGCTAACTGTTCCTAGCTGTAACCCTTTTGCCTTTATCCCGCGTATCATGGCCTTCAGCGCCTTGGAGGATGAGGCAGTAGGATGCATTAGAACAAGTGTGCCGGCTTCAGCTTTGCTTGTGATTTTGGCAACTATAGAT
This genomic stretch from Paenibacillus sp. FSL H7-0737 harbors:
- the dapG gene encoding aspartate kinase; the protein is MGILVQKFGGTSLSTPQAREHVIRNVKRELASGYSLVIVVSAMGRRGEPYATDTLLDWAVQNGDSLPEREKDLLMCCGEIISATTLCGLLENEGIASTVLTGAQAGFMTDSNYGNARILDVRPERILRELREDKVVIVTGFQGQTEAGDLTTLGRGGSDTSATALGAALHADMVDIYTDVNGILTADPRIVEDAKPLTYVSYTEICNMAHQGAKVIHPRAVEIAMQAQIPVRVRSTFSENEGTLVTNPEGFNDIQSGGIVDRFVTGIAYVSNVTQISVECPDGNGTGVQLQIFKSMADNGISVDFINVTPTEALYTVFDDKSEKAISVLQQLGLRPKSLSGCAKVSVIGGGINGVPGIMARIVEALSSQNIQILQSADSNTTIWVLVKKEDMVQSLRSLHAMFELHR
- the dpsA gene encoding dipicolinate synthase subunit DpsA, giving the protein MLTGVRIVFLGGDARQLEVIRKCVELDATVSAAGFDKWEAPCPGVSLEQMTVELLSNADVLVLPTVGCDDEGNISALFSSERLMLLEEHFAALPPHCLVYSGMAKSYLRGMCAKHSLKLIELLNRDDVAIYNSIPTAEGALVMAIQNTDFTIHSSKSMVLGLGRTGFTMARSLQGLGASVKAGVRKQEHYARAEEMGWKPFMTSELLLHVPDVDLIFNTIPSMIITAQVLSRISPHCLIVDLASAPGGCDFRYAEKRGIKAMLAPGLPGIVAPKSAGIIMANALVQSISDEALIKGDE
- a CDS encoding dipicolinate synthase subunit B, encoding MDWHGKTVGYAITGSHCTFAEVMPQIQRFVDGGANVVPIVSASVLGTDTRFGTSQNWLKQLKDITGNDIISTIVEAEPLGPSKLLDVLTIAPCTGNTTSKLANAMTDSPVLMAAKSQMRNGRPLVLAISTNDGLGLNAANIAKLLVAKHIYFVPFGQDNPEGKPNSLVARMDLIPEACYAALQGKQLQPMIIEKFHSV
- the dut gene encoding dUTP diphosphatase — encoded protein: MSYYVQINKLAGNEDVNLPCKMSEQASGYDLYAAVGSEVVLAPGERALIPTGISLAMPDGLEAQIRPRSGLALKHGITCLNTPGTIDADYRGEIKVLLINLGQEPFAIARNERIAQMVFQAVPVVTLVEVDALSETERGAGGFGHTGK
- a CDS encoding M16 family metallopeptidase, which encodes MEKIVLSNGLRVVMEKIPTGRSVSFGIWVKTGSRNEHPGNNGISHFVEHMLFKGTDRYSAKDIAEQFDAIGGNVNAFTSKEYTCYYAKVLDEHLPIAVDVLADMFFRSRMDAEELEKEKNVILEEISMCEDTPDDLVHDLMCAAAYKDHPLAYSILGLKERLMEMKPDDLRAYMKEQYTIENTVISVAGNISDGLIELLEQHFGSFANHGTSAPLTPPDYYGDLLFHRKKTEQNHICLSLPGVRSGDPLQYAMVLINNAIGGGMSSRMFQEIREKRGLAYSVYSYHSSQADSGLFTVYAGTAPKQTKDVTELIKEMMYELATEGLSEDELRKGKEQLKGSLILSLESTSSRMNRIGKNELMLGKHNTLDDMIAKIQLVTMDNINSVLDNMFAEPLSLAMVGSTDKAIANVRRDDLVLLRTNQ